From one Caldithrix abyssi DSM 13497 genomic stretch:
- a CDS encoding ABC transporter permease has product MRATLAIFQKEFKSFFYSPIAYVILALFTALTGVFFYLYLSSFVEAAFMDTIRAQQFRVAPQKFNVNLMLIRPYFWNIALISLFTLPTITMRLFSEEKRLGTVELLYTTPITPLQIVLGKFLAGVAFYIVLLLPTMFFQGLLFLYGDPEFLPVLSGYIGLILLGAAFISVGLFISTTTENQIIAAIGGFGMSLLLWVVGWGANFAGPTLKPILNYISIINHFEDFAQGVIDTSHLAYYILFVAVGLYFSLKMVESVKWRA; this is encoded by the coding sequence ATGAGAGCGACATTAGCCATATTTCAAAAAGAATTCAAATCCTTTTTCTATTCGCCGATTGCTTATGTGATTTTGGCGCTATTTACGGCCTTAACCGGTGTGTTCTTTTACCTGTACCTTTCCAGTTTTGTGGAAGCGGCTTTTATGGACACCATCAGGGCGCAGCAATTCCGCGTGGCGCCGCAAAAATTCAATGTGAATTTAATGCTCATTCGGCCCTACTTCTGGAACATTGCCTTGATTTCGCTTTTTACATTGCCAACCATTACCATGCGGCTGTTCTCAGAAGAAAAACGGCTGGGCACGGTGGAGTTGTTGTACACCACGCCCATTACGCCCTTGCAGATCGTTCTTGGCAAGTTTCTGGCCGGCGTGGCCTTTTACATCGTTCTTTTACTGCCTACCATGTTTTTTCAGGGACTGCTGTTCCTTTACGGCGATCCTGAATTTTTACCGGTGCTTTCCGGCTACATAGGTCTTATTTTGCTCGGCGCGGCATTCATTTCGGTGGGGCTTTTTATTTCGACCACCACCGAAAACCAGATTATCGCAGCCATTGGCGGTTTTGGCATGTCGCTGCTGCTCTGGGTTGTTGGCTGGGGAGCCAATTTTGCCGGGCCGACCTTAAAACCCATTCTCAACTACATTTCCATTATCAATCATTTTGAAGACTTTGCCCAGGGCGTAATTGACACCAGCCATCTGGCCTATTACATCCTGTTTGTGGCCGTCGGACTTTATTTCTCGCTAAAGATGGTTGAATCGGTTAAATGGCGAGCCTGA